One Peterkaempfera bronchialis DNA window includes the following coding sequences:
- the rimO gene encoding 30S ribosomal protein S12 methylthiotransferase RimO produces MPERRTVALVTLGCARNEVDSEELAGRLEADGWQLVQDAADADVAVVNTCGFVEAAKKDSVDALLEANDLKGHGRTQAVVAVGCMAERYGKELAEALPEADAVLGFDDYADIADRLQTILSGGQHTSHAPRDRRKLLPLTPVERQTAAAEVAVPGHGTATGSDRPEAGPEASVDLADLPAGVAPASGPRTLRRRLDDSPVASVKLASGCDRRCSFCAIPAFRGSFLSRRPADVLSETRWLAEQGVREVMLVSENNTSYGKDLGDIRLLETLLPELAAVDGIERVRVSYLQPAEMRPGLIDVMTGTPGVVPYFDLSFQHSAPAVLRRMRRFGDTDRFLELLETIRGKAPEAGARSNFIVGFPGETEADLAELERFLTHARLDAIGVFGYSDEDGTEAAGYDGKLPDDEVAERLARLTRLAEEMTAQRAEERIGSEVEVLVESLEDGVVEGRAAHQAPETDGLTTLLGAVDAKPGQFVRARVVATEGVDLVAEPVEGRQPVEGRQPVEGRQGAEA; encoded by the coding sequence ATGCCAGAACGCCGCACTGTCGCCCTTGTCACGCTCGGATGCGCCCGCAACGAGGTCGATTCCGAGGAACTCGCCGGGCGGCTGGAGGCCGACGGCTGGCAGCTCGTCCAGGACGCCGCCGACGCCGACGTCGCCGTCGTCAACACCTGCGGCTTTGTCGAGGCCGCCAAGAAGGACTCCGTGGACGCCCTGCTGGAGGCCAACGACCTCAAGGGCCACGGCCGCACCCAGGCCGTCGTCGCGGTCGGCTGCATGGCCGAGCGCTACGGCAAGGAGCTCGCCGAGGCGCTGCCCGAGGCCGACGCCGTGCTCGGTTTCGACGACTACGCCGACATCGCCGACCGCCTCCAGACCATCCTCTCCGGCGGGCAGCACACCTCGCACGCCCCCCGCGACCGCCGCAAGCTGCTGCCGCTGACCCCGGTCGAGCGCCAGACCGCCGCCGCCGAGGTCGCCGTACCGGGGCATGGGACCGCCACCGGGTCCGACCGCCCGGAGGCGGGTCCGGAGGCGAGCGTGGACCTGGCCGACCTGCCGGCCGGGGTGGCTCCGGCGTCCGGGCCGCGCACGCTGCGGCGGCGGCTGGACGACTCCCCGGTGGCCTCGGTGAAGCTCGCCTCCGGCTGCGACCGCCGCTGCTCCTTCTGCGCCATCCCGGCCTTCCGGGGCTCCTTCCTCTCCCGCCGCCCCGCCGATGTGCTCTCCGAGACCCGCTGGCTCGCCGAGCAGGGCGTCCGCGAGGTCATGCTGGTCAGCGAGAACAACACCTCGTACGGCAAGGACCTCGGCGACATCCGGCTGCTGGAGACCCTGCTGCCCGAGCTGGCCGCCGTGGACGGCATCGAGCGGGTACGGGTCAGCTACCTCCAGCCCGCCGAGATGCGGCCCGGCCTGATCGACGTGATGACCGGCACCCCGGGCGTGGTGCCCTACTTCGACCTCTCCTTCCAGCACTCCGCGCCCGCCGTGCTGCGCCGGATGCGCCGGTTCGGCGACACCGACCGCTTCCTGGAACTGCTGGAGACCATCCGGGGCAAGGCGCCCGAGGCCGGCGCCCGGTCCAACTTCATCGTCGGCTTCCCCGGCGAGACCGAGGCCGACCTGGCGGAGCTGGAGCGCTTCCTCACCCACGCCCGGCTGGACGCCATCGGCGTCTTCGGGTACTCCGACGAGGACGGCACCGAGGCGGCGGGCTACGACGGCAAGCTGCCCGACGACGAGGTGGCCGAGCGGCTGGCGCGGCTGACCCGGCTGGCCGAGGAGATGACCGCGCAGCGGGCCGAGGAGCGGATCGGCAGCGAGGTCGAGGTGCTGGTGGAGTCCCTGGAGGACGGCGTGGTGGAGGGCCGGGCGGCCCACCAGGCCCCGGAGACGGACGGCCTGACCACGCTGCTCGGCGCGGTGGACGCCAAGCCCGGACAGTTCGTCCGCGCCCGGGTGGTCGCCACCGAGGGCGTCGACCTGGTGGCCGAGCCGGTCGAAGGCCGTCAGCCAGTCGAAGGCCGTCAGCCGGTCGAAGGCCGTCAGGGGGCGGAGGCGTGA
- the pgsA gene encoding CDP-diacylglycerol--glycerol-3-phosphate 3-phosphatidyltransferase, translating to MGEVAAEALAEHHAPATAPPAEAVRPVERAEPPPDIWNVANLLTMVRLLLVPVFTALLFAAGGHDPKWRSVAWASFAIAMITDLFDGELARRKGLVTDFGKIADPIADKAIMGAALIGLSALGDLPWWVTAVILARELGITLMRFWVIRHGVIPASRGGKVKTLTQGIAVGMYVLELTGWLATARAVLMGAAVLLTVGTGADYVRQAVRLRRAGLARARTGA from the coding sequence CTGGGCGAGGTGGCCGCGGAGGCACTGGCCGAGCACCATGCGCCCGCGACCGCCCCGCCGGCGGAGGCCGTCCGCCCGGTGGAGCGCGCCGAGCCGCCACCGGACATCTGGAATGTGGCCAATCTGCTCACCATGGTGCGGCTGCTGCTGGTGCCGGTCTTCACCGCGCTGCTCTTCGCCGCCGGCGGCCACGACCCCAAGTGGCGGTCGGTGGCCTGGGCGTCCTTCGCCATCGCCATGATCACCGACCTCTTCGACGGAGAGCTGGCCCGCCGCAAGGGGCTGGTGACCGACTTCGGCAAGATCGCCGACCCGATCGCCGACAAGGCGATCATGGGAGCGGCGCTGATCGGCCTCTCCGCCCTCGGCGACCTGCCCTGGTGGGTCACGGCCGTGATCCTCGCCCGCGAGCTGGGCATCACCCTGATGCGCTTCTGGGTGATCAGGCACGGGGTGATTCCGGCCAGTCGCGGCGGCAAGGTCAAGACGCTCACCCAGGGCATCGCCGTCGGCATGTATGTGCTGGAACTCACCGGCTGGCTGGCGACCGCGCGGGCGGTGCTGATGGGCGCGGCCGTGCTGCTCACCGTGGGCACCGGCGCGGACTACGTCCGCCAGGCGGTGCGGCTGCGCCGGGCCGGGCTTGCCAGGGCCCGCACCGGGGCATGA
- a CDS encoding CinA family protein encodes MGTPSAATERDATAPGLARRLHDAMRAAGSTVAVAESLTGGLLAAELVDAPGASATFRGSVTAYATDLKASVLGVDAELLAAEGAVHPEVALQMAEGVRRLMGAVYGVATTGVAGPEPQDGKPVGTVYIAVVGPEGSAVSSPRLSGERATIRRKTVTAALELLRDQLRPTAAAGGGVSSGGTTGKKPSSGIQWRNPAAESGS; translated from the coding sequence ATGGGCACCCCTTCCGCCGCGACCGAGCGCGATGCCACGGCCCCCGGCCTGGCTCGGCGGCTGCATGACGCCATGCGCGCGGCCGGTTCCACGGTCGCGGTGGCGGAGTCGCTCACCGGCGGTCTGCTGGCCGCCGAGCTGGTGGACGCCCCGGGTGCCTCCGCCACCTTCCGGGGCTCGGTGACCGCCTATGCCACCGACCTCAAGGCGTCGGTGCTGGGGGTGGACGCCGAACTGCTGGCCGCCGAGGGCGCCGTCCACCCCGAGGTCGCCTTGCAGATGGCGGAGGGCGTGCGGCGGCTGATGGGCGCCGTCTACGGAGTGGCCACCACCGGAGTGGCCGGACCCGAGCCCCAGGACGGGAAACCCGTGGGCACGGTGTATATCGCCGTGGTCGGACCTGAGGGAAGTGCGGTCAGTTCGCCCCGGCTGTCGGGGGAGCGTGCCACAATCCGACGCAAGACGGTGACCGCTGCCCTGGAGCTGCTCCGCGACCAGCTGCGGCCGACCGCCGCAGCCGGGGGAGGGGTTAGTTCCGGCGGTACCACCGGGAAGAAGCCCAGTAGCGGAATCCAGTGGCGGAATCCGGCAGCGGAATCCGGCAGTTGA
- a CDS encoding helix-turn-helix domain-containing protein, protein MILLRRLLGDVLRRQRQRQGRTLREVSAAARVSLGYLSEVERGQKEASSELLSAICDALDVRMSEVMREVSDELSLAELAAGEPVRPVLEPVPVPGPAADRMSSITQKTAQAAAVDVVAA, encoded by the coding sequence ATGATCCTGCTCCGTCGCCTACTGGGTGACGTGCTGCGTCGGCAGCGCCAGCGTCAGGGCCGTACCCTCCGCGAGGTGTCCGCCGCAGCACGGGTGTCGCTCGGGTACCTGTCCGAGGTCGAGCGTGGGCAGAAGGAGGCATCCTCCGAGCTGCTCTCCGCCATCTGCGACGCGCTGGACGTCCGTATGTCGGAGGTCATGCGCGAGGTGAGCGACGAGCTGTCGCTCGCGGAGCTGGCCGCCGGCGAGCCGGTGCGGCCGGTGCTGGAGCCCGTCCCCGTCCCCGGCCCCGCTGCCGACCGGATGAGTTCCATCACGCAGAAGACCGCCCAGGCAGCAGCCGTCGACGTGGTCGCCGCCTGA
- a CDS encoding Dps family protein gives MTVVKSPLSDSDREITGNALQSALVDLLDLSLVAKQAHWNLIGPRFRSIHLQLDEVVSTARNYADTVAERAAAIGVNPDGRAATVAKTSGLPDFPSGWVRDTDVVQALVEAFNAVIGRMRERIAATEKPDPVSQDLFIGLAAELEKEAWMFQVENMS, from the coding sequence ATGACCGTCGTCAAGAGCCCGCTCTCCGACAGTGACCGCGAGATCACCGGCAATGCCCTCCAGAGCGCACTGGTGGATCTGCTGGATCTCTCCCTGGTTGCCAAGCAGGCCCACTGGAATCTGATCGGTCCGCGTTTCCGCTCCATCCATCTGCAGCTGGACGAGGTCGTCAGCACGGCCCGCAACTACGCCGACACGGTGGCCGAGCGGGCCGCCGCGATCGGGGTCAATCCGGACGGCCGGGCCGCCACCGTCGCCAAGACCAGCGGCCTGCCCGACTTCCCCTCGGGCTGGGTGCGGGACACCGATGTGGTCCAGGCGCTGGTGGAGGCGTTCAACGCGGTGATCGGCCGGATGCGCGAGCGCATCGCGGCCACCGAGAAGCCGGATCCGGTCAGTCAGGATCTCTTCATCGGCCTTGCCGCCGAGCTTGAAAAGGAAGCCTGGATGTTCCAGGTGGAGAACATGAGCTGA